One part of the Marinobacter sp. MDS2 genome encodes these proteins:
- a CDS encoding ChrR family anti-sigma-E factor, whose protein sequence is MTRHHPDSLSLMDYSAGNLSEPHALCIRLHLEKCVHCRSRVDTLNSLGAVMMEQQPDVTVSETSFEQLLARIDETPAPAPSQNDAHRLSALQKLLGDDFNDLPWKRQLPNVSVVDISDRFPGQEERVILQKLAAGGKAPAHTHRGTETTIVLQGAFSDVKGVFNQWDFVVLTDQDVHKPVALGHEDCITLSILSAPLKLTGPFGRLLNPFIS, encoded by the coding sequence ATGACACGACATCATCCAGACAGTCTGAGCCTGATGGATTACAGCGCTGGCAACCTGAGTGAGCCCCACGCGTTGTGTATCCGCCTGCATCTGGAGAAGTGCGTCCATTGTCGGAGTCGGGTTGACACGTTGAATAGCCTCGGCGCCGTAATGATGGAGCAGCAACCTGACGTGACCGTGTCGGAAACCAGCTTCGAGCAACTTCTGGCGCGCATCGACGAGACGCCGGCCCCTGCCCCTTCACAGAACGACGCACATCGACTGAGCGCGCTTCAGAAATTGCTCGGTGACGACTTCAACGATCTGCCCTGGAAGCGGCAACTGCCAAACGTCAGCGTTGTCGATATCAGCGACAGGTTCCCTGGCCAGGAGGAGCGCGTGATACTTCAGAAACTGGCCGCCGGCGGCAAAGCTCCGGCCCACACCCATCGCGGCACCGAAACCACGATCGTGCTGCAAGGTGCGTTCTCTGACGTCAAGGGCGTTTTCAATCAGTGGGACTTTGTCGTGCTGACCGATCAAGACGTGCACAAACCCGTTGCCCTTGGCCATGAAGACTGCATCACGCTGTCCATTCTCAGCGCGCCATTGAAACTCACCGGCCCCTTCGGGCGCTTGCTCAATCCTTTCATTAGCTGA
- a CDS encoding SDR family NAD(P)-dependent oxidoreductase: protein MTVIIAGVSGAIGSALAERFLAERPGEPLIGLARQLDGVSERLREHPAVYLMGWQAEHPLDLASHPEVRDLLASAQGGVTLIYAAGWLHNDKATPEKRVEDIHLANMLQAYQVNCVGFALLVQALSPWFRGKRLSRVAAVSAKVGSIQDNRLGGWYAYRCSKAALNMLVKNLSVELPRKYAPVACVALHPGTTRSALSDPFSQSLAKLTVHEPDATADHLFNVLSTLSEEDSGRFINWDGRDLPW, encoded by the coding sequence ATGACGGTCATCATTGCCGGGGTTTCCGGTGCCATTGGCAGTGCGCTCGCAGAACGGTTTCTGGCTGAGCGGCCGGGCGAGCCGTTGATCGGATTGGCCAGACAACTTGATGGCGTGAGTGAACGGCTCCGGGAGCATCCGGCTGTGTACTTGATGGGTTGGCAGGCAGAGCACCCGCTGGACCTGGCCTCACACCCTGAAGTTCGGGATCTCTTGGCGTCAGCGCAAGGCGGCGTAACGCTGATCTACGCCGCAGGCTGGCTGCACAATGACAAAGCCACGCCGGAAAAACGGGTAGAGGATATCCACCTAGCCAATATGCTTCAGGCGTATCAGGTGAATTGTGTCGGATTTGCCTTGCTGGTTCAGGCGCTTTCGCCCTGGTTTCGAGGCAAGCGATTAAGCCGTGTGGCCGCTGTGTCCGCCAAGGTCGGTTCAATACAGGACAACCGGCTTGGGGGGTGGTATGCCTACCGATGCTCGAAAGCGGCCTTGAACATGCTGGTAAAGAACCTGTCGGTCGAATTGCCCCGCAAATACGCCCCCGTGGCGTGCGTCGCGTTGCATCCCGGCACGACGCGTTCGGCATTGAGTGATCCTTTTAGCCAATCTCTGGCAAAACTCACCGTGCATGAGCCGGACGCAACAGCGGATCATCTGTTCAACGTTCTTTCGACTTTATCAGAAGAAGACAGCGGGCGGTTTATCAACTGGGATGGGCGCGACTTGCCTTGGTAA
- a CDS encoding sigma-70 family RNA polymerase sigma factor, giving the protein MPTLEQPPAQGEGRKDPWGALLERVGKNQDKAAYHALFEHFAPRIKYYAISNGIASHAEELVQEVFIAIWRRSSLYDWRKAAASTWIFTIARNQRIDMLRKVQRRSAEMAIETEDLWQIPGEHDDEPVSSLHRLTSERRIRESLSLLPQDQVTVIAKVYMEHKSHQMVANELDLPLGTVKSRVRLALNKLKVILQDENL; this is encoded by the coding sequence GTGCCAACACTGGAACAGCCACCTGCGCAAGGCGAGGGCCGAAAGGACCCATGGGGTGCTTTGCTGGAACGAGTAGGAAAAAACCAGGATAAAGCGGCCTACCACGCGTTATTCGAGCACTTCGCACCACGAATCAAGTACTACGCGATCTCCAATGGCATCGCCAGCCATGCCGAAGAGTTGGTACAGGAGGTTTTCATTGCGATCTGGAGGCGCTCCAGTCTTTACGATTGGCGCAAGGCCGCGGCATCCACCTGGATCTTCACCATTGCTCGAAACCAGCGTATCGACATGCTGAGAAAGGTTCAGCGGAGAAGTGCAGAGATGGCCATTGAAACGGAAGACCTCTGGCAAATCCCGGGCGAACACGATGACGAGCCGGTTTCGTCGCTGCATCGGCTGACATCCGAGCGGCGCATTCGCGAGTCGCTGAGCTTGTTGCCTCAAGACCAGGTAACGGTGATCGCCAAAGTCTACATGGAGCACAAATCCCATCAAATGGTCGCCAATGAACTTGACCTCCCCCTGGGTACCGTAAAAAGCCGGGTTCGCCTGGCGCTGAACAAACTGAAAGTGATTTTGCAGGACGAAAACCTATGA
- a CDS encoding AraC family transcriptional regulator, giving the protein MSLTSNQGTLPVMRAHYVDILCQLAEEKGVRRADLLSAADIRNSQLSHPDNLITGDQFAELCRAALKRTGDPELGLEFGLRLKITTHGALSQASISCDTLEQAIRVLAKYLPIRFPYLIMDLSLEGDEAVIQMDVLHDMHDLYRFNIEVFLGALMDVSALLLGAGILKGGRCLVNFPRPAGVDRYTVLFGEMICFDAGVNQLRFNKQFLALPMLLANPVARRVAEAQCEEEARKLQASTSITSQVVRMLESVRDGRVPGLEEVAAQLHVSSRTLRRQLAAEGTRFQQLQDTVRHHRALDLLRRSLQMSIDEIAEHLGYSDPSNFSRAFRKWEGISPSAWRSLQTDHPV; this is encoded by the coding sequence ATGAGCCTCACATCCAACCAGGGCACTCTGCCTGTCATGCGTGCCCATTACGTTGATATTTTGTGCCAGCTGGCGGAGGAGAAGGGCGTTCGCCGCGCGGACTTGCTCTCAGCGGCTGATATTCGTAACAGCCAATTGAGTCATCCGGACAACCTGATTACCGGCGACCAGTTTGCGGAACTGTGTCGGGCGGCGTTGAAACGGACGGGCGATCCGGAGCTGGGACTCGAGTTCGGCTTGAGGCTCAAAATAACGACCCATGGCGCGCTGTCTCAAGCGTCGATCAGCTGCGACACCCTGGAACAGGCTATTCGTGTTCTGGCGAAGTACCTGCCAATCCGGTTTCCCTATCTGATCATGGACCTGTCGCTGGAGGGTGATGAGGCCGTGATTCAAATGGACGTACTTCATGATATGCATGACCTGTATCGCTTCAATATCGAAGTGTTTCTGGGCGCGCTGATGGACGTCAGTGCCTTGCTACTGGGAGCTGGCATACTCAAGGGTGGGCGTTGCCTGGTGAATTTCCCCCGCCCGGCAGGCGTTGACCGCTACACCGTTTTATTCGGGGAAATGATTTGCTTCGATGCGGGGGTGAATCAGTTGCGGTTCAATAAGCAGTTTCTTGCGCTGCCCATGCTGCTCGCAAATCCGGTAGCACGGCGGGTTGCCGAGGCCCAGTGCGAGGAAGAAGCACGCAAGCTGCAAGCCTCAACGTCGATCACCAGTCAGGTGGTGCGCATGCTGGAATCGGTTCGCGATGGCCGCGTGCCGGGGCTGGAAGAGGTGGCTGCGCAACTGCACGTATCGTCACGGACGCTGCGCCGCCAGTTGGCGGCCGAGGGAACCCGGTTTCAGCAGTTACAAGACACTGTTCGCCATCATCGGGCACTGGATTTGTTGCGCCGGAGTCTTCAGATGAGCATTGATGAAATCGCCGAACACCTGGGGTACAGCGACCCGTCTAATTTTAGCCGGGCCTTTCGCAAGTGGGAGGGGATTTCTCCTTCGGCGTGGCGCAGTTTGCAAACTGATCATCCGGTCTGA